A single Cryomorphaceae bacterium DNA region contains:
- a CDS encoding efflux RND transporter periplasmic adaptor subunit, with the protein MKKVLRILLILIAVGLVGYTFYFLYQKSVEPEMTYNTAAPEQGTVIKKTVATGSIIPRKEIEIKPQVSGIIDVLYVEAGDEVQKGDLIARIKVIPDMAQLNSAENRVNRAQISLDAAKLDYDRNKELHEKGIIADATWQGFEIAYRNAQEELAAAEANLEIIKEGAAKKAGSTANTLVRSTSSGTILDVPVEEGNSVIEANTFNDGTTIATVADLGEMIFEGKVDESEVGKIQTGMELILNIGALQDQQFKAELEYISPKGVEENGAIQFEIKADMQLQEGMYIRAGYSANADIVLARADSVLTIKESLLQFEEGKAYVEVKVGEDQYERREIETGLSDGIIVEIKSGLEEGDEIKVWNSPIRS; encoded by the coding sequence ATGAAAAAAGTACTTCGCATCCTCCTTATCCTCATTGCTGTTGGATTGGTCGGCTACACCTTCTATTTTCTTTATCAGAAGTCTGTAGAGCCCGAAATGACCTACAATACTGCAGCTCCTGAGCAAGGTACCGTCATTAAGAAAACGGTAGCTACGGGTTCCATTATCCCCAGAAAGGAAATCGAGATTAAGCCCCAAGTATCCGGAATTATTGACGTTCTATACGTTGAAGCTGGTGATGAAGTCCAAAAGGGTGATTTGATTGCCCGTATCAAGGTGATCCCGGACATGGCCCAGCTCAACTCCGCGGAGAACAGAGTCAATAGAGCTCAAATTTCCCTGGATGCCGCCAAGTTGGATTACGATCGGAACAAAGAGCTTCACGAAAAGGGCATCATTGCCGATGCTACTTGGCAGGGTTTTGAAATTGCCTATCGGAATGCTCAAGAGGAATTGGCCGCTGCCGAAGCTAATTTAGAGATCATCAAAGAAGGTGCTGCAAAAAAAGCGGGTTCAACGGCCAATACGCTTGTCCGTAGTACTTCGAGCGGAACAATTTTAGACGTACCGGTAGAAGAAGGAAACTCTGTCATTGAAGCCAATACCTTCAATGACGGAACTACGATTGCCACGGTTGCAGACTTAGGCGAGATGATCTTTGAAGGAAAAGTTGACGAATCTGAAGTCGGTAAGATTCAAACCGGTATGGAGCTCATCCTCAATATTGGTGCGCTACAAGACCAGCAATTCAAGGCAGAGCTCGAGTATATTTCGCCTAAAGGGGTGGAAGAAAACGGAGCAATTCAATTTGAAATCAAAGCCGACATGCAACTCCAAGAAGGCATGTATATCCGTGCAGGGTACAGCGCCAATGCGGATATCGTTCTCGCACGAGCTGATTCAGTCTTGACCATCAAAGAATCCCTACTCCAATTTGAAGAAGGCAAAGCGTACGTTGAAGTAAAGGTCGGTGAAGATCAATACGAGCGTCGTGAAATCGAAACAGGTCTTTCGGACGGAATCATTGTCGAGATCAAGAGTGGTCTCGAAGAAGGAGATGAAATCAAAGTCTGGAATAGTCCTATTCGCTCTTAA
- a CDS encoding DUF456 domain-containing protein, giving the protein MDWFLAILGGILMVVGIIGAIVPVLPGPPISYFGLLLLHWTGWVDFSTQFLVMMAAVAAAVTAVDYVVPVWGTKKFGGSKAGVRGSTIGLIIGVFFFPPIGIIVGPFLGAVIAELMVNADDFNKALRSGFGSLVGFLMGTGLKLGASLLMTVYFVRALI; this is encoded by the coding sequence ATGGATTGGTTTCTCGCCATACTCGGAGGAATCCTCATGGTTGTCGGGATTATTGGAGCCATCGTTCCCGTTCTCCCCGGTCCACCCATCAGTTATTTCGGGCTATTGCTTTTGCATTGGACCGGGTGGGTTGATTTCTCGACCCAATTTCTGGTCATGATGGCCGCGGTAGCGGCTGCGGTTACCGCTGTTGATTACGTGGTCCCGGTATGGGGAACAAAGAAGTTTGGAGGATCAAAAGCGGGAGTGCGCGGATCAACCATTGGACTGATTATCGGGGTATTCTTCTTTCCGCCCATCGGGATTATTGTTGGGCCATTCCTAGGAGCTGTAATTGCGGAATTGATGGTGAATGCGGATGACTTCAATAAAGCCCTGCGTTCTGGATTCGGTTCTTTAGTTGGCTTCCTCATGGGAACCGGGCTCAAGCTCGGCGCGAGCCTTTTAATGACCGTTTACTTCGTCAGGGCTCTGATCTAG
- a CDS encoding response regulator, giving the protein MKVLVVDDDEVNLLITATMLTQMGLTAVKVSSGEAAVEAVDHQDFDLILMDLEMPGIDGTKAAREIRKKGYNMPIMAMTAHNTVNGHSRAHQAGIRVFIRKPIDTDKLTEVIELASEGAYLLEDTPTLSV; this is encoded by the coding sequence ATGAAAGTCCTCGTTGTAGACGATGACGAGGTAAATCTCTTAATTACTGCTACTATGTTGACCCAAATGGGGTTAACGGCCGTAAAGGTGAGCAGTGGTGAAGCTGCGGTAGAGGCCGTGGATCACCAAGACTTCGATTTAATCTTGATGGACTTGGAAATGCCTGGTATTGATGGCACCAAGGCGGCTCGTGAGATTCGAAAAAAGGGATACAATATGCCCATTATGGCCATGACGGCTCATAATACAGTGAATGGTCATAGTCGTGCGCATCAGGCCGGTATACGTGTCTTTATCCGCAAACCCATTGACACCGACAAGCTTACCGAGGTCATAGAATTGGCAAGTGAAGGCGCATACTTGTTGGAAGACACTCCTACCCTCTCCGTCTAA
- a CDS encoding TetR/AcrR family transcriptional regulator, which produces MTHPRVQILIDEKVFLKNPESSVLGKKIIEGSIDLIDRIGFEQFTFKKLADHIQSTEASVYRYFENKHKLLIYLVTWYWNWIDYQIIFVTNNIESPEHRLTNCIKLLSAPIQLDQTFEHINEKSLYNIVIAESSKVYLNKEVDADNKEGLFSSYKRFVDRVAQIVHEINPDYRFSHALISTVVESVHDQNFFAQHLPSLTEVKKNETERIEEFVRELVFKAIS; this is translated from the coding sequence ATGACCCATCCGAGAGTTCAAATCTTAATCGACGAAAAGGTCTTTTTGAAGAATCCTGAAAGCAGTGTTCTGGGAAAGAAAATCATTGAAGGCTCAATCGACCTGATTGATCGAATTGGATTTGAACAGTTCACCTTCAAGAAGTTAGCCGATCATATTCAAAGCACTGAGGCTTCCGTTTATCGCTACTTTGAGAACAAGCACAAACTGTTGATCTACCTTGTGACCTGGTATTGGAATTGGATCGATTACCAAATCATTTTTGTAACCAATAATATTGAGTCGCCGGAGCATCGATTGACCAATTGCATCAAATTGCTCAGCGCTCCGATTCAATTGGATCAGACTTTTGAGCACATTAATGAGAAATCACTGTACAACATTGTTATTGCGGAATCCTCAAAGGTGTATCTAAACAAGGAGGTCGATGCGGACAACAAAGAGGGGCTATTCTCCAGTTACAAGAGGTTTGTAGACCGCGTAGCGCAGATCGTTCACGAGATCAATCCCGACTATCGGTTTTCTCACGCGCTGATCTCCACAGTAGTGGAATCGGTTCACGATCAAAATTTCTTCGCGCAGCATCTCCCAAGCTTGACGGAAGTCAAAAAGAATGAAACGGAGCGCATCGAAGAGTTCGTCCGCGAACTCGTGTTCAAAGCGATTAGCTAA
- a CDS encoding SulP family inorganic anion transporter, translating into MKYSLSQFAKDGPSGLVVFLVALPLCLGIALASGAPLLSGLISGIIAGIVVGSLSGSHLSVSGPAAGLTVIVLDAITEMGSFESFLVAVMLAGIIQLLMGVFKAGIIGLFFPVSVIRGMLAAIGIILILKQIPHFFGIDTDAFGEMRFLGTDGRNTFEEVIYATKHIEPGAFVIGILSLLILVVWDFGIKKRITSLSFVPGALLAVITGVVLNQYYAGGLTEWQLSTNHMVQIPSIGLDEESSELLYFPNFSALSNPSTYKVAMVIAIIASLETLLSIEAVDKLDPHKRRTPNNRELRAQGVGNLIAGAIGGLPMTAVIIRSSANVDAGAATKFSAVFHGILLAVCVLLIPHILNLIPLASLAAILLVVGFKLNKPTLYHQQFYNGWKQFMPFIITIIAILFSDLLIGIMIGLCVAIFFILQTNYNTPYFYVEDEHPEDKKDKQITIHLSEHVSFLNKGRLQKTLEALPSDSDVTIDGAKTLDIDFDVLNIIFDFNNTAHERNIHVNLVNIPELK; encoded by the coding sequence ATGAAATACTCTCTATCTCAGTTCGCCAAGGACGGACCTTCCGGCCTTGTGGTTTTTCTTGTTGCCCTTCCATTGTGTTTGGGAATTGCCTTAGCCTCGGGTGCTCCCCTTCTTTCTGGTCTGATTTCCGGTATTATTGCCGGTATCGTCGTGGGCTCATTAAGTGGCTCTCATTTAAGTGTTAGTGGACCTGCCGCAGGTCTTACAGTGATCGTTTTGGATGCCATTACTGAAATGGGAAGCTTTGAGAGCTTTCTTGTAGCTGTGATGCTCGCCGGTATCATTCAACTTTTAATGGGGGTTTTTAAGGCTGGAATCATCGGGCTCTTCTTCCCGGTTTCCGTCATTCGCGGAATGCTGGCAGCCATTGGGATCATTTTAATCCTGAAACAGATTCCGCACTTTTTCGGAATTGATACCGATGCATTCGGGGAAATGCGTTTTCTCGGAACTGACGGTCGCAATACCTTCGAAGAGGTAATCTACGCAACGAAACATATTGAACCGGGTGCATTTGTCATCGGAATCCTATCTCTATTGATTCTCGTCGTTTGGGATTTCGGCATCAAGAAGCGTATTACAAGCCTTTCCTTCGTGCCGGGTGCACTTTTGGCCGTGATTACCGGAGTTGTTTTGAATCAATACTACGCAGGAGGCCTTACCGAATGGCAGCTCAGTACTAATCATATGGTTCAAATCCCGAGTATAGGCTTGGATGAGGAGTCTTCTGAACTACTGTACTTTCCAAACTTTTCTGCCCTGAGCAATCCATCGACCTACAAGGTGGCTATGGTGATTGCCATTATTGCCAGTCTGGAAACCTTGCTTAGCATTGAAGCGGTAGATAAGTTAGACCCACACAAAAGACGAACGCCGAACAATCGAGAGTTAAGAGCTCAAGGTGTTGGTAACCTAATCGCTGGCGCCATTGGCGGACTGCCCATGACGGCGGTAATCATTCGCTCCTCAGCGAACGTAGACGCCGGAGCGGCAACCAAATTCTCAGCGGTCTTCCATGGAATTCTCTTGGCGGTATGCGTCCTTCTAATTCCACATATCCTGAATCTAATTCCTCTTGCTAGCCTAGCTGCTATCCTACTTGTTGTAGGCTTTAAGCTGAATAAACCAACCTTATACCATCAGCAATTTTACAATGGGTGGAAGCAGTTTATGCCCTTCATAATCACCATCATTGCCATCTTATTCAGTGACCTTTTGATTGGAATAATGATCGGGCTCTGTGTGGCCATCTTCTTTATTCTTCAAACGAACTACAACACGCCCTACTTCTATGTAGAAGATGAGCATCCTGAAGACAAAAAGGACAAGCAAATTACCATTCACTTGTCCGAACATGTTTCCTTCTTAAACAAAGGAAGACTTCAAAAGACTCTTGAAGCCTTGCCGTCAGACAGTGATGTGACTATCGATGGAGCAAAGACCTTGGATATTGATTTTGATGTACTCAACATTATATTTGATTTTAACAATACAGCGCACGAGCGTAACATACACGTGAACTTGGTGAATATTCCTGAGTTAAAGTAA
- a CDS encoding Bax inhibitor-1/YccA family protein has translation MALIQKSSNPALNDKIIQGLGVQDHTIAAEPMTVSGAVNKSFILLALAMVTAGFTWSQTLATGVINPLFVWGGGIGGFITAMITVFRPQSSGITAPLYAVLEGLFLGAISAMYASAYDGIVLQAVGLTFGTFLTLLLAYRSGWIQVTDKMRWGIVAATGGVFFLYLLSWIMSLFSVGIPVLHSSGWVGIGFSLLVVVVAALNLILDFDFIDRAAEARAPKYMEWYSAFGLMVTLVWLYLEFLRLLSKLRD, from the coding sequence ATGGCACTTATACAGAAATCATCGAACCCAGCCTTAAATGATAAGATCATTCAAGGCCTCGGCGTTCAAGACCATACCATCGCTGCTGAGCCCATGACGGTTTCGGGAGCGGTCAATAAAAGTTTCATTCTCTTAGCCTTGGCTATGGTAACGGCAGGCTTCACCTGGTCGCAAACCTTGGCCACCGGCGTTATCAATCCATTGTTTGTATGGGGTGGCGGGATTGGAGGATTCATCACGGCGATGATTACGGTATTTAGACCGCAATCCTCGGGAATCACAGCGCCCTTATACGCCGTTCTTGAAGGGCTCTTCTTGGGAGCTATATCAGCCATGTACGCAAGTGCATACGACGGTATTGTCCTTCAGGCCGTGGGATTGACCTTTGGAACCTTCCTTACCCTACTCTTGGCGTACCGAAGCGGCTGGATTCAAGTCACCGATAAAATGCGTTGGGGAATTGTCGCGGCTACAGGCGGCGTATTCTTTCTTTATCTACTGAGCTGGATCATGAGTTTATTTAGTGTGGGAATTCCTGTGCTCCACAGCAGCGGTTGGGTAGGCATTGGCTTTAGTCTACTCGTCGTTGTGGTCGCAGCCTTGAATCTCATTTTAGATTTTGACTTTATCGACCGTGCAGCAGAGGCACGTGCACCAAAGTATATGGAGTGGTACTCGGCCTTTGGCCTCATGGTCACCTTGGTTTGGTTGTACCTCGAGTTCCTTCGTCTCTTGAGCAAGTTGCGCGATTGA
- a CDS encoding SpoIID/LytB domain-containing protein — MNRILLLLFVVMTHLAVGREVRVNLYSDVTVNTAILKVEKGSYGIYQGGKEVVDVDHRSLMTVSISKGYLEVKANGEAREMTGAFTIETELPNSVIRIRVNEDERLYRGSVKVQVLKGRLYLINIVELDDYVAGVVESEGGHEVHPEYLKAQVLIARTYALKHLNSYSRQGYDLNDGVDHQVYHSMAYAKNAYGIYKAVLMTKGEVLVDEQSKFLTAAYHSNSGGETCNSEDVWSSALPYLRAVEDTFSRDMPHYAWTTEIDRVEWTKYIKEVCPSLHPDSIYAYLDFEQEERWLRLPCSDQSIRMKDLRSHFGLNSTFFDVSTKGNTVYLSGRGFGHGVGLSQEGAMKMAELGYRYREILLHYYREARIEELSKLRF, encoded by the coding sequence ATGAATAGAATATTGCTCCTTCTTTTCGTGGTGATGACGCATCTTGCCGTAGGCAGGGAAGTACGTGTTAACCTGTATTCTGACGTAACGGTGAATACTGCTATCCTCAAGGTTGAGAAGGGGTCATACGGTATTTATCAAGGAGGAAAAGAAGTCGTTGATGTTGATCATCGGTCTTTGATGACCGTGAGTATTTCAAAGGGCTATTTAGAGGTAAAGGCCAACGGTGAGGCGCGAGAAATGACGGGGGCGTTTACCATCGAAACGGAGTTGCCGAATTCCGTGATCCGTATTCGTGTGAATGAGGATGAACGCCTTTATCGAGGGTCAGTAAAAGTGCAAGTTTTGAAAGGGCGTCTATACCTAATCAACATCGTAGAGCTGGATGACTATGTCGCGGGAGTTGTAGAGTCAGAAGGAGGTCATGAAGTTCATCCCGAATACCTGAAGGCCCAAGTGCTGATCGCTCGAACTTATGCATTGAAGCATTTGAATAGCTATTCCCGTCAGGGCTATGACTTAAACGATGGAGTGGATCATCAAGTGTACCACAGTATGGCATATGCCAAGAATGCCTATGGGATTTACAAAGCTGTTTTAATGACCAAGGGTGAAGTATTGGTTGATGAGCAGTCCAAGTTTTTAACGGCAGCCTACCACAGCAATTCGGGCGGAGAGACCTGTAATTCTGAAGACGTATGGAGTTCGGCTCTTCCGTATTTGAGAGCAGTAGAGGACACCTTCAGCAGAGATATGCCGCATTATGCTTGGACTACGGAAATTGATCGCGTGGAGTGGACCAAATACATCAAGGAAGTCTGTCCGAGCCTACACCCTGATTCTATTTATGCCTATTTGGACTTTGAGCAAGAGGAGCGGTGGTTGCGACTACCGTGTTCGGATCAAAGTATTCGAATGAAGGATCTTCGAAGTCATTTTGGACTAAACAGCACTTTTTTCGACGTGTCCACCAAAGGGAATACCGTGTACCTGAGTGGTCGCGGCTTTGGACATGGAGTTGGCCTTAGTCAAGAAGGAGCTATGAAAATGGCTGAGCTGGGGTATCGTTATCGAGAAATCCTCCTACATTACTACCGCGAGGCTCGAATCGAAGAACTTTCAAAATTGAGGTTTTAG
- a CDS encoding ComEC/Rec2 family competence protein: MLGIIAAFFAAPWVIVALVVLSASLVVVFRRDGVMLVLILALSFFRTSRLETQQLVLEKPTIVQAKCVEVRVIGKRDFGIFKVENSPAGELENQRILVELPRDVTIHPPVRVTCLIQEKETHSSANFDQEAWFRREGWSLKASLIRLHHLSPLPQSGTRITWQHAHDRISSLRISGFSKRLARALVLGEGRALEKKDREPFARTGTAHVLAVSGLHVGLFYVLLKQLSYSIASLRSRRLLFLFFSGISLFFLARWTGHSPSVVRACLMFFFWECSTQLERDRYSLNGLWLAAFCSLVCVPRWLLSAGFHLSYVAVAAIILGLKSWARERSFSDTHKAGYAIIQVPILAQLGTGPIALYYFKQWPTYFLLTNVLLTPLLPILLFGAWALVILPAGPVLWWLTWLWGESADALYWALSHVAKWPFSSINAEFELHVLLVFGLFAWGLILRARKIAVWLLITAAVLITRIAFWWP; the protein is encoded by the coding sequence GTGCTCGGCATTATCGCCGCTTTTTTTGCTGCCCCATGGGTCATTGTGGCGCTTGTAGTCCTTTCTGCCAGTCTTGTAGTAGTTTTTAGACGGGATGGAGTAATGCTCGTGCTTATTTTGGCGCTTAGCTTCTTCCGAACAAGTCGACTTGAAACCCAACAACTTGTCTTGGAGAAACCAACCATTGTTCAAGCCAAATGCGTTGAAGTCCGGGTGATAGGAAAACGTGATTTTGGCATTTTCAAGGTAGAAAACTCCCCAGCTGGAGAATTGGAAAATCAGAGAATTCTCGTGGAGTTGCCCAGAGACGTGACGATTCACCCTCCCGTAAGAGTTACGTGTCTTATTCAAGAGAAGGAGACCCATTCAAGCGCGAATTTTGACCAAGAGGCTTGGTTTCGAAGGGAAGGGTGGTCCCTGAAAGCGTCTTTAATCCGCCTACACCATCTCTCTCCCTTGCCACAATCTGGCACAAGAATAACGTGGCAGCATGCTCACGATCGAATTTCAAGTCTTCGGATAAGCGGGTTTTCAAAAAGGCTTGCTCGTGCCCTTGTCCTCGGAGAGGGAAGGGCCCTTGAGAAAAAGGATAGAGAGCCCTTTGCGCGAACCGGGACAGCCCATGTTCTCGCTGTTTCAGGTCTTCATGTTGGGCTGTTCTATGTACTTCTAAAACAGCTGAGTTACTCGATTGCTTCTCTGAGATCTCGAAGACTTCTATTCCTATTTTTCTCGGGTATAAGTTTATTCTTTTTGGCACGTTGGACGGGCCATTCTCCTTCCGTTGTACGCGCTTGTCTCATGTTCTTTTTTTGGGAGTGTTCCACGCAACTGGAGCGAGATCGCTATTCCCTTAACGGGCTGTGGCTAGCGGCGTTTTGCTCTCTTGTTTGCGTTCCGCGTTGGTTGTTGTCAGCGGGCTTTCACTTGTCCTATGTGGCTGTAGCGGCCATCATTCTTGGACTTAAATCTTGGGCAAGAGAACGTTCATTTTCAGATACGCATAAAGCGGGATACGCGATCATTCAAGTTCCTATTCTCGCTCAACTTGGAACAGGGCCAATTGCCTTGTATTACTTTAAACAGTGGCCTACCTATTTCCTCCTAACTAATGTTTTGCTTACACCATTGCTCCCCATACTCTTGTTTGGTGCATGGGCCTTGGTAATTCTTCCTGCAGGACCAGTGTTGTGGTGGTTAACGTGGTTGTGGGGGGAATCCGCGGACGCGCTCTATTGGGCCCTCAGCCACGTGGCGAAGTGGCCATTTTCTTCAATCAACGCAGAATTTGAACTCCACGTATTGTTGGTATTCGGACTATTTGCTTGGGGGCTCATTTTAAGAGCCAGAAAAATTGCTGTCTGGCTTTTGATAACCGCAGCAGTTTTGATTACGAGAATTGCCTTTTGGTGGCCTTAG
- the lpxB gene encoding lipid-A-disaccharide synthase produces MKYYLIAGEASGDLHASNLMKALKSCDTEATFRFWGGDRMSAVGGDLVKHHRDISFMGFAEVLANLRTILGLLKRAKEDIRASRPDAVILIDYPGFNLRMAKFCHELGIKVFYYISPQVWAWKKNRVHKIKRYVDRMFVILPFEKDFYADYHYSVDYVGHPLLDALPQIELRDQGEWRRSHGLSEQPIIALLPGSRTQEIPKILPVMLESARSFPEYQIVIAGMKNLGEEFYAPYTSDEQVHVILDETYDVLHNSEVAAVASGTATLETALFDVPQVVCYETSWITYQIAKNLVNIKFISLVNLIYGKEVIRELIQHEMNAKALTEELKRLLTGDGRERLLRQYDELRHLLGDGGASEKTAVEICKEMRTNE; encoded by the coding sequence ATGAAGTACTACTTGATCGCCGGGGAGGCTTCGGGCGACTTACACGCCTCAAACCTCATGAAAGCTTTAAAAAGCTGCGACACGGAAGCGACCTTTCGCTTTTGGGGTGGCGATCGCATGTCCGCTGTAGGAGGGGATCTAGTCAAGCATCACCGAGACATCAGTTTCATGGGATTCGCTGAAGTGCTGGCCAATCTGCGCACCATTCTCGGATTATTAAAGCGCGCAAAAGAAGATATTAGGGCCTCACGGCCCGATGCGGTCATACTCATCGACTATCCGGGATTCAACTTGAGGATGGCCAAATTCTGCCACGAGCTCGGGATCAAGGTCTTCTACTACATCTCTCCTCAGGTCTGGGCTTGGAAAAAGAATCGGGTACATAAGATCAAACGATACGTAGACCGGATGTTTGTCATTCTTCCTTTTGAGAAAGACTTCTATGCCGACTACCATTACAGCGTAGATTATGTCGGGCATCCATTATTGGACGCGCTGCCGCAAATTGAGCTCCGTGACCAAGGCGAATGGCGGCGAAGTCATGGATTGAGTGAACAGCCCATTATTGCGCTCCTCCCTGGGTCCCGTACTCAAGAAATTCCAAAAATTCTGCCGGTCATGCTCGAATCGGCCCGGTCGTTTCCAGAGTATCAAATTGTGATTGCGGGCATGAAGAACCTGGGTGAAGAGTTCTATGCACCGTACACTTCGGATGAGCAGGTACACGTCATTCTCGACGAAACCTATGACGTGCTCCACAACAGCGAGGTTGCGGCCGTAGCCAGTGGTACGGCAACCTTAGAAACCGCATTATTCGACGTTCCTCAAGTGGTTTGCTATGAAACAAGCTGGATTACGTATCAAATCGCTAAGAATCTCGTCAACATCAAGTTTATCTCTCTGGTGAACCTGATCTACGGCAAAGAAGTTATTCGAGAGCTGATTCAGCATGAGATGAATGCCAAGGCCTTGACGGAAGAATTAAAACGCCTGCTCACTGGCGATGGGAGAGAGCGCTTACTCCGACAGTACGACGAACTTCGTCATCTGTTGGGAGACGGTGGAGCATCGGAAAAGACGGCTGTGGAGATTTGTAAAGAAATGCGGACGAATGAATAG
- the surE gene encoding 5'/3'-nucleotidase SurE has protein sequence MTDSNRPLILVTNDDGITAPGIRNLVAEMTQLGDVVVVAPDGPQSGKGHAITIESTLRCDQVHIDQGPQEDYACSGTPVDCVKLAVNVILDRKPDLIVSGINHGSNSSINVIYSGTMSAAVEGALEGIPSIGFSLLDYSWDADFSPVRPYVRAIAEEVLRNGMAKGTCFNVNFPRPKNGPIKGVRICRQADANWVEEFDSRTDPRGRKYYWLTGKFENYDRGEDTDEWALANGFVSIVPVQYDVTAHHVIGSLNQWSFDV, from the coding sequence ATGACTGATTCAAACCGCCCCCTGATCTTAGTGACCAATGACGACGGGATTACCGCTCCAGGTATTCGCAACCTCGTCGCGGAAATGACGCAACTCGGTGATGTTGTGGTTGTTGCGCCCGATGGCCCACAAAGTGGAAAAGGGCATGCGATCACCATTGAGAGCACTTTGCGGTGCGATCAAGTGCACATTGACCAAGGTCCTCAAGAAGATTATGCCTGTTCTGGTACTCCTGTAGATTGTGTCAAACTGGCAGTAAATGTCATTCTCGATCGCAAACCGGACCTTATTGTCTCGGGCATCAATCACGGAAGTAATAGCTCTATAAACGTCATTTACTCCGGAACCATGTCTGCCGCGGTAGAAGGCGCACTAGAAGGGATACCATCGATTGGCTTTTCCTTATTGGACTACAGCTGGGACGCTGACTTCTCTCCAGTGAGACCTTATGTGCGCGCTATCGCTGAGGAAGTGCTTCGCAATGGAATGGCTAAAGGAACATGTTTCAACGTAAATTTCCCTAGGCCTAAAAATGGCCCCATCAAAGGCGTTCGAATCTGCCGTCAAGCCGATGCCAATTGGGTGGAAGAGTTTGATTCGCGGACTGATCCTCGAGGCCGAAAGTACTACTGGTTGACCGGTAAATTCGAAAACTACGATAGAGGAGAGGACACCGACGAATGGGCCTTGGCTAATGGCTTTGTGAGCATTGTTCCCGTTCAGTACGACGTTACCGCCCACCATGTCATTGGAAGTTTGAACCAATGGAGTTTTGACGTATGA